The genomic DNA CGAGACTAACGCGGCGAATCAGCGTGCGACGATCCGCTGGCGGAGCGGGTGTGAGCCCGGCCGCTTCGATCTTCGCCAAGATAAAGTGATCCAGCGTTTGCTGTGGCCAATCCGAATCCCTAATTTCGGGGAGCGCTGCTCGTTGGGGCACGACAAAAGACCAAAACTCGCGGCGCGAATCGATATCAAATTCTTTCCGCAGCTGCCCCATCTCTTCGGTGCGTGGGTCGGGTGCGCCCATCGCGACCCATTTCTCGAAATCAGCGATCACCGAATCGGCGAGCTTTCCCTTAGGAGGCATCTGATAAGTCGAGTCATCGTATCGCAGCGTCTCGATCAACAGACTCTCATCCGGTTTCCCCGGCACGATCGCTTCGCCGGAGTCACCGCCCAGCAGCAAGCCGGCTTTGGAGTCGACTTGCAGCCCCGCTTGCAGCGGATTGGAGTCGGCCGCGTGGCAGGAATAGCAGTGCTCGACAAGCACGGGACGGATCTTCTGTTCGAAGAATCGAATCCCCGCCTCCTCGTTCTCCTCGGCTGAAAGTTCTTGGATCGAAGCCGAACCAGCCAACAGAACAGCGGCCCAGACGGTCGACCAGAAGAAACAACAGGTGCTTGCTTTTCTCATTCAATACGTTTTCGGTAGGAGACGGATCGACGCGACGATTGGCCGCGTCGGATCGCTTGCGTGTCGAAGCAAAAGGCGGGATGTCGAATGGACGATATGAGAAACCGACCGCGATCGCAACTTCGATCGCGGCTCTCAAATATCACCGTTGATGAGTCTACATCTCTTGCAAACTGAATTGCAGCGTGTCGGTTCCGGGAACAACGATCTCGGTTGTGAGTTCCGACTCCGAGTTGTATTTCGCTGGAATATACGCCTCGGTCAACGGCACCTGTTCTCCCGAAGGCCCGACGCCAAACTTGCCCGGGACTTCGCGCATCGCAGTCACCTCGACTGTCTTTTTGCCGGGCTGAATCTTGACGACAAACTTCCCATCTGTGATCGGCGCGGCGACGTTCCGCTCACTTGGATCCGAACCGCGGAAGATGATCATACCATCCTGAACCGGTTCGCCATTCCAAGTCACTTCGCCTGGCAATTGGACAAACCCTTCGGCATCCGTTCCACCACTGCATCCCGAAAGCAACATCATCAAAACTACAGTTCCAGCGGCCAACTTACTATTCAACGTTTTACTCATGAAGAAAATGACAAAAAATCAGACAGGTACAATTCACATTCGGACCGGTGCCGCTTCATCGAACGAGAGGAAGCGACACATCGATTTCCCGGTTCGATCACCACTCGCCAATGACTTGCGAGTCGGCTTTATCGCCGAGGTTCTGATAGATCTGTTGGTCGATCGTCTCCGCTGCAAACCGCACCGAACCATCAGCCAACGTGACCTGGATACCACCGGGATGATAGCTGCGTGAGAAGTTGAACTGCTCGCCTCGCGTCGACGTCGTGCCCAAACAAGGCGCTTCCAGGACCGTCGTCGATTTGCAGCTGAGCGGTCGGTCGGGAAGCGAGGTGTTCGGCGGTTCCGCAGTCGTAAACCCAGCGGCTCCCCACGTTGCACCACCCCAGTACTGTCCTAAGTCGCCGTGTGCGCCGACGTTGTCCATCGGCCGTGCGATCCCTTCGCCCACCATGATCGTATTCGTCGTGCCGTCGAGGATGTCGCGGAACTTGGTCTTCGACGCGTTGTAGAACATTCCCTTGCCGTTGGTTGTGATCGTAATGCCTAGCGTCTCCGAACCGCTCATGCAGACACCGTAGGTTCCTTGGAAACCGTTGGCTTGATTGGCGGCACCGCCACCGTATCCAGGATTTGTTGGACAGACAAATGCGGGGACAACCGTTTCGATCAGCAATTTGAGATTCGCTTGATTGATAAACTGCGAATGATCCGCCTCGTAGGAATCGTAGAGCGCACGTTGTTCGACCATTGGCAGCAAGCGATGAAACCAAGTGTCACGGGCATGAGTACTTCCGGCGGGAACCCCCGTTGGGCCTGGTGGATTGTCAAACGTCCGATAGGCATACGGAAAACGCTGATGCGTATCGTGATAGTTGTGCATCGCCAATCCGATTTGTTTCAGATTGTTCGAGCAACTCATTCGACGCGCCGCTTCGCGAGCTGCTTGGACTGCGGGCAAAAGCAAGCCGACCAAAATTCCAATGATCGCGATCACGACTAACAACTCAACAAGCGTAAACCCGGCACGCAAGCGTTTCGAACGAACCGAACCTTTACAACAAAACATAACGACACCTATACGAGGCAAGAGGAAAGACAAAAACGAACGATAGAGGCAACGGCCAATTCGACGGTTGCTTCAAAGTCTCAACGGACCATGCCAAGGAGAGAGATCGGCCCCCGCAAAGGGCGATACAACAAACTTCATCAAAGACTTCATTGCGGAAGGCGACATTGCGGCTCTAAATGCCCAGTCTGGCAGTCAATATCTCACCAGACCGTTAGACGGCAGAGCACGTACAACTTGGGGTGGGTAGGGGATTTGGCAGGGACCACGTACAGTATTGCAAGACATAAGACATGTCAACAAACATCGCGGGGCACTTTCTGGGAATTATTAAGAATTGACGAAACTCTGACGGTTACGCCGAGATATCCCAAAATGCGAGAACGCCCTCCCCCCAAACAGATTCACCGTACCGTAGCAGAGGTCATCGAGACGTTCGATCGACGACTAAAACCGAAGCAAATCGTTTACCCGCGGCGGCAACGCCCCGCGCGTTTGAGGCGAGCGTTTGGGGGGCGCGAACACGTGGCCCGTTGGGCACGCGGTTAAACGACGCAGTAGATACACCTCACGTTGAAACTCTTGACGTGTTCCGCTGCGGAGGTTGGCGGTAGAGCGCAATGCTTTACGGACGCGGGAACTTGGGGATCTCGCGAGCCGATGAGACGGGAGTTCCGGCTGGTACGGAACAACGATCGGCACGATAAGGTTCCGCTCCGAGCGAGCGAACTAAGAAAAAAAAGAAGGGGTGGATAAGGGGACTTGAACCCCCGATCTCCGGAACCACAATCCGGCGCTTTAACCAACTAAGCTATATCCACCGTCATATCGCTTGGCGATCTCAATAATTTAGCGACGGGCTGCAGAGTGGTCAACGGGTTTTCCGCCATCGGCGAGATCGTTAAGCAATTGTAGGACCTGATCGGCCATACGATCGACAGTACGCTCACCAACTACCGATCGATAACCCCGCTCGGCCAGCTTTTCTCGGCTCGCCGCGTCGCCTGCCAGCGTCCGGATCGCTTCGGCAAGAGCCGCCGCGTCGCCGGGAGGAACCAAATGGACCGCTGAATTTTCTCCCGCCAACTCGGGAAAGACGCCGTGCCGCGGAAGGATCACGGGCAATCGCGTCGCCATCGCTTCGAGAGCGTACAGTCCCTTGGGCTCTTCATATTCTGTCGGAACGCAAAACAGATCCAAGCGACGCAGAAAATCCAACTTGCCGGCGTGATCGGGACTTCCGTGATAGGTGTACCGCCCGGCCAACCCGGCTCGATCGAGCCGCGCCCACTGCTCCGCCGCATACGCATGATGCTGTTCGCCCAACCAACCGGCGACATCCAGATGGATCGCCCGATCCGACGGCTGACGCGTCCTTTCGAATTCGATCATCGCGTCGACCAGACGATGCAATCCCTTGGCCGGATCGATTCGGGCCAGGTAACCGATCCGTAGCGGAGACGCCGCGTCCGCAACCGGGTATCGCGGCGCATCGGAGTCACCGGACAAGAAGCCGGTCGTATCGATCCCCAGCGGAATCACATGCATCTTCTCTTCGGGCAGCCCCAGCAGCGCCGCCATCTTCTCGCCATAAAAGCGGCTGTTGACGATAAAGCCATCGACGTCGGCCGCCAGGGCACGCATCCGATCGATCGCCATCGCTCGATACTTGGCTGGCAGGAAGTCGAGAAAGATATCGTCTCCCTGCAACGTAACAACCACCGGAACGCCGAGCCGCCGTTTGAGTTCGGTCACGCAGCCGCCGATCAAAAAATTACTGAGCACGATCGCATCGGGAGCTGCGTGCGTCTGCAACCAACGACACAGTCGATCGACTTCGGTTCGCTGACGTCCCTGCATCCCCTGCAACATCGAAACGGTAAGCGCTCCCAAAAGATGCGGGCTGGTCGAACCGGTCTTGCGCGTCGCCAACCGCAGCAGGCCGGGGCGGTCCAACCAAGCGGTCAGCCAATGGGGCAAGCGACCCCAGAGCGGAAGCTTCTGTTCCAGGAAGATATTGATTCCGCCAAAGAAGACGACATCGTCGCTGATGTCTTTTTCATCGGTCCGAATCGGCGTGTAGGTGGGGACCAACAGACAGTCCGCGCCGCGGGCGATCATCGCCCGGGCGAGGGTGTTGTCGTGCATGCAGCTGCCGCAGTACATGCCTGCGGCACCGGCCGTCAAATATGCGATTCGCATGGCGTCTGTTGCGTCCCAAAGAACGGTGAATCAACGCCGCGGATAACCGGCTGGCTACAGGGCCAACAGCAGGCGGCTTGGCGCTTCGAGGTAGCCGATCACGTCGTTCAGGAACCGAGCGGCGGTGCCACCATCGACCAAACGGTGATCGTAACTGAGGCTCAACGGCATCATCAGCCGCGGCTTGATCGAATCGTCGGGCATCACGCATGGCAACTTGCGGCTGCGTCCAACCAACAGAATCGCGACCTCGGGAATGTTGACGATCGGCGTGCTGTACTGACCACCGATCGCACCGAGGTTGCTGATCGTGAAGGTTCCGCCGCGAAGATCGCTAACGGCAAACTGACCGCTTCGCACCTTAGCCGCCATCTCGGCGAGCGAGCGGGCGATGTCGGGGATTCCCATCCGGTCGGCGTTTTTCATCACGGGGACAACCAAACCACGCTCGGTGTCGACAGCGATTCCGATGTTGACGTAATCCTTGTAGATCAGTTGGCCGTTGGCTTCGTCGATGACCGCGTTGACTTCCGGGTTGTGCTTGAGCGCCGTCGCGATCGCTTTGATCAAGAACGGCATCGTCGTCAGCTTCAGCCCTTGCGCGGCATAGTCGTCTTTGCTCGATTGACGCAGGTGTTCCAGATCGCTGATGTCGGCGTCGTCAAAGTTGGTCACGCGAGGAACCGTCGACCAGCTCTCGTGCATCTGCGACGCGATCGTCTTGCGGATCTTGCTCATTCGCTCGACGCGAATCGGGCCGTATTCATCCTGTTCTGCTCCCGCGTCGACAGGTGCCGCTGCAGTCTTGCTCGGTGCAGCCGCGGTTCCAGTCGCTGCGCCGCCGCGAGATTGACTCGCCGAGCGAACGATCGCCAATACGTCTTCTCGCGTGATCCGTCCACCTTCGCCCGTGCCTTGAACACCTTGCAAATCGACGCCGACTTCGCGAGCGAAGCGGCGGACAGCAGGCCCTGCGGCGACGATCGCGTCGCTGCTGGCCGGTGCCGGTGCGGGCGGTGCGGCAGGAGCAGGAGCCGCCGGTGCTGGTTTGGGAGCTTCCGCAGCAGCGGGTGCTGGTGCGGCAGGTGCTGGCTTTTCGGGAGCCGCTGCAGGAGCTGGCGTTTCAGGAGCTTTCGCCTCCGGTTCAGGAGCTTTCGCCTCCGGTTCGGGAGCCTTCGCGGGCGCTTCGGCTGCCGGTTCCGCTGGAGTGCTCGCGGCGGGCGTTTCCGCAGCGGCAGCGGCTTCGATCTCCAGGATCACTCCGCCAACGGCGACGGTGTCACCTTCGGCGACAAGGATCTTGGTGACGGTCCCGGCCGCGTTGCTGGAGACGGGAACGGTCGCCTTGTCGGTTTCCATTTCAACGACGTCTTGCCCAGCCGTGATAACGTCGCCGACGGATACAAAGATCTCCAGTACGTCGCCTGATTCGATGCCATCGCCGAGTTCAGGAAGTTTTACTTCGGTAGCCATAGAGTGTATCGGAGGTTCGATGAGGATGTGGTTGTTTTGTGATTGTCAGAAGTTCACGCGCGACATGGTTCGATCGGTCCGCCCGCCACCTGCGGCGGGCGGTCCCCACGCAACCTAAGCGAAATAAGGGTTCACTTTGTCGGCGTCGTAATCGAGGTCTTTGATCGCGTCGGCGACGTCTTGAGGCGTAACAACACCCGCTTTAGACAGTCGGCTGAGCGCGGCGATCGCGATCGATTCAGCATCGACTTCGAAGTGTCGACGAAGCGCTGGACGCGTCTCGCTGCGTCCCATGCCGTCGGTTCCCAGGACATAGTAGTCGCCTGGAATCCATGGCGTCAGTTGTTCGCCGAGTGCTTTGACGTAATCGCTGGACGAGATGAACGGCCCCTCGACGCCTTCGAGCACTTCTTCGACGTAGCTCTTCCGCGGCGTTTCGGTCGGGTGCAACATGTTCCAACGCTGACACGCGTCGGCGTCGCGGCGGAGTTGCGTGTAACTGGTAACGCTCCACACGTCGCTGGCGATGTTGAACTTCTCGGCCAACAGTTTTTGGGCGTCGAGAGCACAGTTCAGGATGGCACCGCTGCCGAACAACTGGACGCGAGCCTTTGCTCCTTCGACTTCGTTGCTGCGGAACTTGTACATCCCCTTGATGATTCCCTCGGCACAACCTTCGGGCATCGAAGGGTGATCGTAGGCATCGTTTTCGGCGGTGATGTAGTAGATGCATTCTTCGCCATCCTGGAACATCCGCTTCAGACCTTCCTGGATGATCACGATCACTTCGTAGGCGAACGCGGGGTCATAAGACCGCACGGTCGGGAAGGCGATCGCGTTGAGCAGGCTGTGACCGTCCTGGTGCTGCAGACCTTCGCCGTTAAGCGAAGTTCGGCCCGCGGTACCACCGACCAAGAAGCCTTTGGCTCGCATGTCGGCCGCGGCCCAGATCGAATCGCCGACCCGTTGGAAACCGAACATGCTGTAGTAGATGTAGAACGGAATCATGTTGACGCCGTGACAGCTGTACGCGGTACCGGCCGCGTTAAAGCTGCTCATCGAACCGCACTCGGTGATCCCTTCTTCAAGGATCTGGCCGTCTTGAGCTTCTTTGTACGAAGCGACGATCTCGGAATCCATCGGTTCGTACAACTGGCCCGCGTGGGCGTAGATGCCGAACTGCTTGAACATCCCTTCCATGCCGAAGGTTCGCGATTCATCGGGAACGATCGG from Rosistilla oblonga includes the following:
- a CDS encoding DUF1559 domain-containing protein produces the protein MFCCKGSVRSKRLRAGFTLVELLVVIAIIGILVGLLLPAVQAAREAARRMSCSNNLKQIGLAMHNYHDTHQRFPYAYRTFDNPPGPTGVPAGSTHARDTWFHRLLPMVEQRALYDSYEADHSQFINQANLKLLIETVVPAFVCPTNPGYGGGAANQANGFQGTYGVCMSGSETLGITITTNGKGMFYNASKTKFRDILDGTTNTIMVGEGIARPMDNVGAHGDLGQYWGGATWGAAGFTTAEPPNTSLPDRPLSCKSTTVLEAPCLGTTSTRGEQFNFSRSYHPGGIQVTLADGSVRFAAETIDQQIYQNLGDKADSQVIGEW
- a CDS encoding glycosyltransferase family 4 protein — encoded protein: MRIAYLTAGAAGMYCGSCMHDNTLARAMIARGADCLLVPTYTPIRTDEKDISDDVVFFGGINIFLEQKLPLWGRLPHWLTAWLDRPGLLRLATRKTGSTSPHLLGALTVSMLQGMQGRQRTEVDRLCRWLQTHAAPDAIVLSNFLIGGCVTELKRRLGVPVVVTLQGDDIFLDFLPAKYRAMAIDRMRALAADVDGFIVNSRFYGEKMAALLGLPEEKMHVIPLGIDTTGFLSGDSDAPRYPVADAASPLRIGYLARIDPAKGLHRLVDAMIEFERTRQPSDRAIHLDVAGWLGEQHHAYAAEQWARLDRAGLAGRYTYHGSPDHAGKLDFLRRLDLFCVPTEYEEPKGLYALEAMATRLPVILPRHGVFPELAGENSAVHLVPPGDAAALAEAIRTLAGDAASREKLAERGYRSVVGERTVDRMADQVLQLLNDLADGGKPVDHSAARR
- a CDS encoding 2-oxo acid dehydrogenase subunit E2; translation: MATEVKLPELGDGIESGDVLEIFVSVGDVITAGQDVVEMETDKATVPVSSNAAGTVTKILVAEGDTVAVGGVILEIEAAAAAETPAASTPAEPAAEAPAKAPEPEAKAPEPEAKAPETPAPAAAPEKPAPAAPAPAAAEAPKPAPAAPAPAAPPAPAPASSDAIVAAGPAVRRFAREVGVDLQGVQGTGEGGRITREDVLAIVRSASQSRGGAATGTAAAPSKTAAAPVDAGAEQDEYGPIRVERMSKIRKTIASQMHESWSTVPRVTNFDDADISDLEHLRQSSKDDYAAQGLKLTTMPFLIKAIATALKHNPEVNAVIDEANGQLIYKDYVNIGIAVDTERGLVVPVMKNADRMGIPDIARSLAEMAAKVRSGQFAVSDLRGGTFTISNLGAIGGQYSTPIVNIPEVAILLVGRSRKLPCVMPDDSIKPRLMMPLSLSYDHRLVDGGTAARFLNDVIGYLEAPSRLLLAL